The segment ataaTTCAAGTCTATTTTAATAAGATCCAAAGAGTAGATCCGAATTTAGCACTCACCAGAGAATTATATTCTTTATACGTAGCTCTCTCTTGTGATGATAAACTCTgtgaagtaaaaataaaacattattttattactgtTGTAATGTATTAGATATTACGCTATCTGTGCTAGTGCTGAACAGATTACAAAACAGTACAGATACATACCGCAAGCCACTGCTCGAGCAGCACTTTGTACTGCCTCTGTTTCTCTTCTGCCATCCTTTTGTAACGGTCCTTCTCTTTTTGAGGGAGCCTCTGCCAGCGGCCTCCGATTTCACCCATGCGCTCTTTCATGGGCAGATGATTCAGTTCGCCGTTTGACAGCATCTCCTGAGAGAACTTCTGATAACCGTTCCTGAAGACACGGGTGAAGAGAGCATGAATTGAAAGAGTGGGAAGGTAAGACAAGTAAGCTGGCTTAAACACACAAACAGGTTTTTCCTGGTAGAGGTGTTAGAACTGTAGAtaaccaacacacacacatacacagagaaCAAACTTACGAGGGAGGTTTCTTGGGTTCCCCCTCAAATTTCATTTTCTTCCCAGGGGTGAAGACTGGGGCAGGTGATCGCATCTCACTCAGCTCTCTCTGCACAAAACAGACGATTAAAAAAAAAGGGTATGAAATCAGTTACTTTACTAAAGGCAGTTTGAATTTCAAATGTTTGGATTTGTTTGGACTCACTTCATATCTCTTCTGGTCCTCTGCAGCCTTCTTGATCCACATGATCTTTTCTTTCTTCTCCATGGTGTTCCAGGTGGCCTCCATGGCTTTTTGAGCTTTCCCCCGATCATTCTGAGAAAGCAAGTGGAGAAACTATAGTAAATTATCAGAGAGGACTGGAAAAATGTATCAACTGGTAGATGTATGTATTTATTCACACTTCATGTCGTCATATTACAGGTTTTACTGTATTAGTGAATTTTAGTTATAATAagaaacttttaaaaaataaaattaaaacaacccAAACTCTTGAATGGTATAATAGGTAAATTTTCCATTTCGTTTCTTGCATTTCTGATTCTGTACCTTGAATCGGGCAAGATAGTCGCCAATGACGCTTTGTTGCCAGATGTCCTGAGCTGTTTTGGGCGTTTCTGGTAATTTTCCTTTGTCGTCTTTGCCCTGTTTCTCCGACTCTGCCTTCAGTGTCATCTCCAGGTTTTTATATTTCTCCTATAAGAAAGATGACATATTTACATAAAAGTAATGGAAGGATCTGAACATCTCTGGGTCACTAAAGAGTCTTGTTTTACCTTCTTCTTGTCAGAAAGCTCATTCCACATGCGGGCCAGTAGTCTGGTGAGCTCCATGTCAGAAAGATCAGGCCTTTCCTGTTGAAGTTTTGGACGCTTCTCCTCAGAGAAAATAAACATCGCAGACACAGGAGGCTTGGGCTTCTCTGTACTGGACTATTGGGATAAAGAGGATAAAAAGAGGAATGGAAGGGAATTAAAGAAGTGAAGTATTAGCTACTAAGGCcacgatcacaccgaacgcgtttttgcagttggaggcgcctcttttgaatggttttctgttggcagtgagcgttctgcgcgctgcttatgcgcctcGCGTTATCGCcccctgctgcgcctcgcgtttttgcaagAGCGCTCTGAgcacctgaagttgaaaaaaaatcaactctgagcggaaaaacgcccaacgtcattcacgttcttttccattgtccaatcaaatgaacgggccttctgttgtggtgacgaaagtttaccgttgcttaaaaagtccggagactgcaagaattagaggagaaacctttggtgtctatcgtgggtaacccggagctgtattatttagggtttctgctaatatgacagtttacttaacagcaaaaaactaagattttagagcgctcgcgctataatcctttgatttgactgacaggacagctgttttggtcgttgcttagcaacataaaaaaccgcagcacactgctcttttattaaaagtcaccaaaaaagaactaaaagacgcgttcggtgtgatctaCATAAAAGTATGTCAAATAAGTCTAAGTTGTGTGTctaaagtttcagctcaaaataccccacagatcatttattatatcattttgaaaatggccATTTTAGGTGAAAGCCGCCACATGCCGTTTTTGCGCATGGCtcattaaatgcaaataagctgctgctccccacccccttATCCTGAATAGGGCTGCGcttttacagctcgtacctcagatactctgccaaaaaacatctgtttgattttgattatcatgtctatcatgctgaaatcatgcattttaaaccatattagtttaaacttctgatagaGGGCTTTCCGAGCGCACACATCTTAAGCACGTGCACAGAAAatggctgtcacatggcatgtgagtactaaactaagttttctttcttgtcttattgcgcttaaatggtcaaatacacacaagtttatgttaaaaaccatacattatttacaaaaacagtcggttatgtctgtaaaggtaaacagctgggaaagaagtcacatattatattagatctgtgtggcagcagcgtaatatacagtaaatgaaccaatacatccactgctctcttgtctcctctgaggctgggactctcaATGGTGTTGTGTGCTTGTCTGTGCAgtcaacgacagaacagttagcatgctttgctcaaacttttgccatggcgtaaGAACTGGACCAACGTTGTTGCTTACGAAAACAAAATGGTGGCGAGGTGGGTGGAAACAGATTAAGTGGCagtaatattatattatgatCCCCTTTCTATGTCACAGGGAGAGCAAAATCTCAACAGCttgttttttcacaagcttgcagagaaaggcttaccaaaactaAGTTActgggatgtttttttttttttatgttttttgggttggtagatgcaccggaGACCCAATAACAGgacttaaacacagaaaaagtaCGATTTTCATGATATGACACCTTTAGGTTACCCGAAAATGACTAAGAGGTGAACTGACCTTTGCTTTTGAGGCTTTCTTTTTGGAAGCGGGACTGGCGCCTCCACCTCCTTTTTTAAAGCTGCCCATCTTCTGTTCTGACAGTATTCTCTGCTGTTCTTCCTCTGAGATACTCTGGGATTCACAAATGACATGTTTAAAatccaaaccaaacaaaaaacggTGCAAACAACACACAGAGAGCAGAGCGCCTGTTGTCATAAAGATATACTTACTAATAAGAAGCGATTCATGTCAACTTCAAATTCTTTCTTTCTCTGTGTaaagaagaaataaaataaaataaaatatgaaaggGATTGTCAAACTTCCATATGCACCTATGTCAGTTTGTTTATATTAATAGGTGGCATGCAGAATAAAAGCAATCTGCATTAGGTATGCTACAAACCTGTTCACAACGCTTTTGGTAGGCATCTTTCTCATTCTGTTTGAGGAGTTTCCAGCGCTGGCTGCACATGACCATACGCTCTGTACTGGGAACATCTTTCATACTGGACATTAGCTCAGCACAGAACATAGAGTAACCattactgaaaaaaagaaaatgagagATGATTAAAAACTTCAAACTTACcatactgaaacacacacacaaaaaaaacagtactattattgttactaaaactattaaaaaacacTTCCAAAAGTACAACATTTAAAATTTGAAGCAATAAATTTACTAAAACTGAAGAAATCAgagctaaatataaatataaaaaaaattaaatgaataacaCTAAACTAAAACTGACATGGAAAATTGAAAACAAACATTTCCAGGTCACATTTCACCCCCCACAAACAAGTAATTAGAGTTTGCATAAAGAAAACCAAACTTAATATCAGGTACACTTACGAAGGTGGTTTGTCTGGCCGCCCATCAAACTTGTCCTTGAGCTGTCTCTCTGCTTTGGTCAGAGTGGATTTGACAATGTCATCCTCTGTGATGTTCATCTCCGGGTGCTGCTGGATAAACTCACGCATCTCTTCCTAAACAAGGATGGGAAAGATTTAacgttacaaaaaaaaaaaagtccactaCTACTGGCAAACATGCCATATAAAAGGCAAACGTCTTTACCTCATACAATTTATGCTGTTCCAAAGACTTTGTGATCCACTTTAACCTCTTCTTGTCTGAGAGCTGTGGCCACTGCTTGCCAAGACTGTCCTTGACGTCTTTGGTAGTCGCCTAGAGAGGTGAAAACCAAAAGTGTTTTATGCCACTCATGTGTGAAGAAGCCAGCATCAAATTATTTATGAGTGCGAGTGTGTGAAGAGCTTACATCTGGGCGTGCTTTGAGAACGGCCTTCTTCTCGTGGCTGTACCACAGTTGCTGGGGAGTCTTGGGCTTCTCTGGAACAATAGACTTCTTGCTACCGTTCTCTAGAAGGTCAGGATGATCTTCCCTAATAAGAAACACATAAAAAAAACTCTTTGAGAACAGACATTATTTAGAAATATGAAAATGTGATGGTAAAGGGTCAAAAAGTCACTTACTTGAACTTCATCATGCTGAGCATGAAAGACTCCTTTTCTTTGAGAAAATCTTTTACATATTTCTCCTGTTGACAGTCATAATAAACAGGTTAGTTAAAACAATGCCTGCTTTGTTGACCAATCTAGAAAGGTGCCACTCAAAACAATAGGTGACCcagacaaaatataattttttttttcccttttcaaAAGAGCAGCCACAAAATTTAAATCTACTAAAGTCCAGATGCCTTTATAATGGTGTATATGC is part of the Garra rufa chromosome 1, GarRuf1.0, whole genome shotgun sequence genome and harbors:
- the ubtf gene encoding nucleolar transcription factor 1 codes for the protein MNGEMDTSAKEPVWEQDDLLKLLDAMKVALPEKDLAKYKTSESHLDWEKVAFNSYSGEMCKQKWNEVSRVIRKFRTLTELIVDAQDFVKNPYKGKKLKKHPDFPKKPLTPYFRFFMEKRAKYAKLHPEMSNLDLTKILSKKYKELPDRKKEKYVKDFLKEKESFMLSMMKFKEDHPDLLENGSKKSIVPEKPKTPQQLWYSHEKKAVLKARPDATTKDVKDSLGKQWPQLSDKKRLKWITKSLEQHKLYEEEMREFIQQHPEMNITEDDIVKSTLTKAERQLKDKFDGRPDKPPSNGYSMFCAELMSSMKDVPSTERMVMCSQRWKLLKQNEKDAYQKRCEQRKKEFEVDMNRFLLSISEEEQQRILSEQKMGSFKKGGGGASPASKKKASKAKSSTEKPKPPVSAMFIFSEEKRPKLQQERPDLSDMELTRLLARMWNELSDKKKEKYKNLEMTLKAESEKQGKDDKGKLPETPKTAQDIWQQSVIGDYLARFKNDRGKAQKAMEATWNTMEKKEKIMWIKKAAEDQKRYERELSEMRSPAPVFTPGKKMKFEGEPKKPPSNGYQKFSQEMLSNGELNHLPMKERMGEIGGRWQRLPQKEKDRYKRMAEEKQRQYKVLLEQWLASLSSQERATYKEYNSLKRRSTAKPGATAAKVKPKAKQSDEEEEDDDDDEDDDDDEEEKESDDGSSSDDSDDDDDNEEDMEDEEVEDKENKSESSSSGSSSDSSGSDSD